One Vigna unguiculata cultivar IT97K-499-35 chromosome 7, ASM411807v1, whole genome shotgun sequence genomic region harbors:
- the LOC114189900 gene encoding protein TRANSPARENT TESTA 9-like — MLRALWRSIDRFSVQNFQYVINELRKINVVDKSNRELVMDLLQSVVEIVMYGDRQDPQIFECFMERQVLADFVHILKISEDSKIEAPLLQYLSIMIQNMDSEHAIYYCFSNGYINNIISHPFKFDGGDLASYYVSFLRGNFAIREISSSSSLHLCLS, encoded by the exons ATGTTGCGCGCTCTCTGGCGATCCATCGATCGCTTCTCCGTTCAAAACTTCCA ATATGTAATAAACGAACTGCGGAAGATCAACGTTGTGGACAAAAGTAACAGG GAGCTTGTGATGGATTTATTGCAGTCCGTTGTGGAGATTGTGATGTATGGCGACAGACAAGATCCGCAAATTTTCGA ATGTTTCATGGAGCGCCAAGTGCTGGCGGATTTTGTTCACATTCTTAAGATCAGTGAAGATTCGAAAATTGAGGCACCACTGCTTCAGTATCTTAGCATAATGATTCAAAACATGGACAGTGAACATGCAATTT ACTATTGCTTCAGTAATGGTTATATCAACAACATTATTTCACACCCCTTCAAATTTGATGGAGGAGACCTAGCTTCATACTATGTTTCTTTCCTAAG gggaaattttgcaattagggaaatcTCTTCATCTTCGTCTCTTCATCTTTGTCTTTCTTGA